From Micromonospora echinaurantiaca:
TCGTCCAGCCCGCCCTCGGCGGACGCCTCCAGCACCTCGCCGAGCAGCGGGATCAGCGACTCGCCGCCCTCCAGCGAGAAGCGCTTCTGGCCGACGTACTTGGTCTGCAGGAAGGTCTCGAACGCCTCGGCGGCGTTGAGCCGGTTGAGCACGTGCTTCTGCTCGTCCGGGGACGGCTTCTCGTACTTGCGCTCGACCCGCTCCTGGATCCAGCGCCGCTCCTCCGGGTCCTGGATGTGCATGTACTCGATGCCGACCCGGCGGCAGTACGAATCACGGAGCACGCCGAGGATCTCGCGCAGCTTCATCCGCTGCTTGCCGGCGAAGCCGTTGACCGGGAAGGTCCGGTCCAGGTCCCACAGGGTCAGCCCGTGCTGGAGCACGTCCAGGTCCGGGTGCTTGCGGATCTTGAACTCGAGCGGGTCGGTGTCGGCCATCAGGTGACCGCGCACCCGGTAGGCGTGGATCAGCTCGTGCACCCGGGCGGTCTTGTTGATCTGGCCCTCGCTGTCGACCGCGACGTCGCGCATCCAGCGCACCGGCTCGTACGGGATGCGCAGCGAGGTGAAGATCTGGTCGTAGAAGCCGTGCTCACCCAGGATCAGCTCGTGCATGACCTTGAGGAACTCGCCGGACTGCGCGCCCTGGATGATCCGGTGGTCGTAGGTGCTGGTCAGCGTGATGACCTTGCTGACCGCCAGTTCGGCGAGGGTGGCCTCGCTCATGCCCTGGTACGGCGCCGGGTACTCCATCGCGCCGACGCCGATGATCGCGCTCTGCCCCTGCATGAGCCGCGGCATCGAGTGCACGGTGCCGATGCCGCCCGGGTTGGTCAGCGAGATCGTGGTGCCGGCGTAGTCCTCCATGGTCAGCTCGTTGCGGCGGGCCCGCCGGACCACGTCCTCGTACGCCTGCCAGAACTGCCGGAAGTCCATCTGCTCGCAGGCCTTGATGGACGGCACCACCAGGTTGCGGCTGCCGTCCGGCTTGACCAGGTCGATGGCGATACCGAGGTTGACGTGCTCCGGGCGGACCATCGCCGGCTTGCCGTCGACCTCGGCGAAGGAGTTGTTCATCTCCGGGTGCTGCGCCAGCGCCCGGACCAGCGCGTAGCCGATCAGGTGGGTGAAGCTGACCTTGCCCCCACGCCCGCGGGTGAGGTGGTTGTTGATCACGATGCGGTTGTCGACCAGGAGCTTGGCCGGCACGGCGCGCACACTGGTGGCGGTCGGCACGGTCAGCGAGGCGTCCATGTTCTGCACGATCCGGGCCGCGACGCCCCGCAGCGGGGTGGTCTGCGGGCCGGTGGCGGTCGGCTGGGCCGCCTTGGCCGGCGCCGGCTTGGGCTGGGCCGGCTTCGCCGGGGCGGTCTTGGCCGCGGCCGGCTTCGCGGCCCGCTTGGCGGCGGGCTTCGGCTCCGCCGGCTTCGCCGCGGCCGGCGGCTGGGCGACCTTGGCCGTCGCCTCGGGCTGGCCGTCCGGCTCCGGGCGGACGGCGGGCGCGGTCGGCTGGCCCTCACGCGGCGTGGCGGCGCCCGGCCCGGGTCGGTAGTCGGCGAAGAAGTCGTGCCAGGCCGAGTCGACGCTCTTGGGGTCCGCGAGGTACCGCTGGTACATCTCCTCGACGATCCACTCGTTCGGGCCGAAACCCGCCAGTGGGTTCTCCTGCGAAGTCTGCTGGGTCGACACGGCCGGTAATCGCCTCTTTCACGCGGGTTTGTGTGTCACGCGGTGCCCGGCGACGCCCCCACCCAGGGGGGCCCGCACGAGACGGCTCCCAGGCTACGCCGTACGGATGCCGCAGGCATTTCCGCCTCCGCTGCGTGGTCCGTTTCACAGAAGATGCCAGAAGTTCGGTAAACGCTGCGTGTTCCGACAACTGCTGGTAAGGCGTGGGGTGTCGGAGAAGCCCACTTTCCGCGCCGCCGGTGCGGTGGTCACGGTGATGCCCACCCCGACCCGAAGCGGGGGTGGCGCCGGCCGGCACCACCCCCGCTCGAACCGCTCGGGTCAGGAGATGTCCCGCCGCCGGGTCATCAGGACGCCGAAGGCCCCGGTGACCACCGCGTAGCCGATCAGCACCAGGGCGCCGACCCACCACGCGGGGGTGAACTCCGACTGGCCCTCGGAGATCATCACGGTGGACGCCACCGCGGGCCAGATCACCTGCCACTTCACCACCGCCGGGTTGTCCAGCGCGTTCGACAGCAGCAGGAACAGCAGCCCGATCACCTGGGTGCCGACCAGGTAGAGCACGGCCGCGGTGATCACCGCACCGAGCTGGTTGGTGATCAGCGTGCCGATGCCGACGCCGAGGATCGTCCAGATCGCGTACGCCAGCAGGTTGAACAGCAGGGCCCGCTGCACCGCCCACTCGCCGAGCTGGATGCCCTGGTCCTGAGCGGTCAGGAAGATCGCGCCGGCGGCCAGGTCGATCACCGTGGTGGCCAGCCAGAACAGGAAGCCCAGCAGGCTGGCCGCGACGAGCTTGCTGGCGATCACCGAGGTGCGCCGCGGGGTGGCCAGGAAGGTGGTGGTCGCCGTCTGGTGGAAGAACTCGTTGGTGACCATCAGGATGCCGATCAGCATCACGAACATCAGGCCCAGGTACTGGCCGGAGGTGTAGATGTTCGCCGCCTGGGCGGCGACGGTGGACTGGTCGGGGCTGAAGCCCAGGGTCTCGCCGTTGCCGTCGAACACCTCGGTGGCGGCCCAGGCGTTGAAGGCGAAGGCCATCGCGATGGCCAGGAACGCCCCGATCGCCAGCCACCACCAGGTGCTGGTGGTACGGATCTTGAGCAGCTCGGATCGGACGAGGTTCATCGGATGTCCGCCTTTCCGGCCGTCAGCTCCAGGAACACCCGTTCCAGGTCGGGTCGTTCCGTGGTGAGTTCGTGCAGCTCCACGCCGGCGGCCAGGGCGACCCGGCCGACCGTCGGGGCGTCCACCGCCCCGACCAGCAGGGTGCCCTGCTCGTCGACGTCGACCGTGGCCGACTCCGCCTTCAACGCCGCGGTCAGCGCCTCGGCCTGCGGGGTGCGGACCCGCACCCGGGCGCCCTGCGCCATCGAGCCGATCACCTGGTCGACCGGGCCCTGCCGGACCAGCTGGCCGGCGGCGATGATCACCACGTCGTCGGCGAGCAGCTGCATCTCCGACAGCAGGTGGCTGGAGACCAGCACGGTCCGGCCCTGCTGGGCCAGGCCCTTGAGGAACCCGCGCATCCAGCGGATGCCCTCCGGGTCCAGACCGTTGGCCGGCTCGTCGAGGATCAGCACCCGTGGGTCGCCGAGCATCGCGGCGGCGATGCCCAGGCGCTGCTTCATGCCCAGCGAGTAGCCCTTGAACTTGCGCTTCGCCGCCGGGGTCAGCCCGACCAGGGCCAGCGCCTCGTCGGCCCGCTGCTTCGGCAGCCCGGCCGCCGCGCAGATCACCCGGAGGTGGTTGATGCCGGTCCGCCCCTTGTGCGCGCTGGACGCCTCGA
This genomic window contains:
- a CDS encoding ABC transporter permease translates to MNLVRSELLKIRTTSTWWWLAIGAFLAIAMAFAFNAWAATEVFDGNGETLGFSPDQSTVAAQAANIYTSGQYLGLMFVMLIGILMVTNEFFHQTATTTFLATPRRTSVIASKLVAASLLGFLFWLATTVIDLAAGAIFLTAQDQGIQLGEWAVQRALLFNLLAYAIWTILGVGIGTLITNQLGAVITAAVLYLVGTQVIGLLFLLLSNALDNPAVVKWQVIWPAVASTVMISEGQSEFTPAWWVGALVLIGYAVVTGAFGVLMTRRRDIS
- a CDS encoding ABC transporter ATP-binding protein; protein product: MTDGQRSPTDGQIVVSGLTKQYKNVRAVNDLSFTVEPGRVTGFLGPNGAGKTTTLRMLLNLVTPTAGVATIGGRRYADLTDPLRHVGAVLEASSAHKGRTGINHLRVICAAAGLPKQRADEALALVGLTPAAKRKFKGYSLGMKQRLGIAAAMLGDPRVLILDEPANGLDPEGIRWMRGFLKGLAQQGRTVLVSSHLLSEMQLLADDVVIIAAGQLVRQGPVDQVIGSMAQGARVRVRTPQAEALTAALKAESATVDVDEQGTLLVGAVDAPTVGRVALAAGVELHELTTERPDLERVFLELTAGKADIR